One stretch of Harmonia axyridis chromosome 1, icHarAxyr1.1, whole genome shotgun sequence DNA includes these proteins:
- the LOC123671668 gene encoding putative ankyrin repeat protein RBE_0921: protein MGTALERSDNIQLIKTLLDLGCNVNSTDGRSRNILHRLALKCFRSRHLRVAELMIRRGININAIDDFDRTPLEYAVAQNNEELVRCLLRNGATRVFVKYQNIAHYAVEMKSISCLHAIIKYYLFRKFQGKEVDETIMNYITSEISEHFHICLNDLESLKQNMEYTNVSLYDILFKPEEEVVKYFRNKNVVSEVRGKIMEKFEFRFISRKEQA, encoded by the exons ATGGGAACTGCCCTCGAACGATCAGACAACATTCAGCTGATAAAGACGCTTTTAGATTTAGGCTGCAATGTAAATAGCACGGACGGAAGATCACGGAATATTCTACACCGATTGGCCCTTAAGTGTTTCCGTTCTAGACATCTACGAGTAGCAGAGCTGATGATCAGACGAGGAATTAACATAAACGCGATCGATGATTTTGATCGGACGCCTCTGGAATATGCAGTTGCTCAAAATAATGAAGAACTGGTGCGTTGTCTCCTGAGAAATGGAGCAACAAGGGTTTTTGTCAAGTATCAGAATATTGCACATTATGCGGTCGAGATGAAAAGTATATCATGCCTTCATGCCattatcaaatattatttatttagaaaatttcaaggaaaGGAAGTGGACGAAACTATTATGAATTATATCACAAGCGAGATTAGCGAACATTTTCACATTTGTTTGAATGATTTAGAATCTCTCAAGCAGAATATGGAATATACGAATGTGTCGCTGTACGATATTCTCTTCAAACCTGAAGAAGAAGTGGTGAAGTACTTCAGAAACAAGAACGTTGTATCAGAGGTTCGGGGAAAGatcatggaaaaatttgagttcAG ATTCATCTCAAGGAAAGAACAGGCGTAA